The region CATTTCTTCCTTATTTAACCGTATTTATTTTATCATCTTTTATCCTTTTTGTCAATACTTTCTTCGTTACAAGTTTTTAAAATTATTTTGTTTGAAATTAATAATAAATTCCTTTGGTATTGAATCAAAAACAATTTTTCCTTCTTTCAAAACAATAATTCTATTACATATATCAAGATATCTAAATAAATTTCTTGTTGCAAATATCAAAATTCTATTTTGATTTATATCTAATATAACATCCTTAATTTTTTTCAATAAAACATCATCTATATGATCCAAAATAGAATCAAACATAAATACTTTAGGGTTTTGTGCTAAAGAAACAAAAAGTAATAATGATAATTTATCAGCACTTGACCAATTTGATAAATCATTATAATATTTTAAACTTTTTAAATCTATAAATTTATCCATTAAATCTAATTTTTTTAATAAAGAAATATGTTCATATGATAAATTCTGTGGAGTAATCCCCAACGAAACTTTTAATAACTCTTTTAGTGATATATAATTTAAATTTTGCAAATATTGAGGTTCAGTATATGTTATATTACTTCTTAAATATCTTTTATCCTGTTCTCTAACATCTTTACCTCTATATTTTATATCCCCTTTTCCATACACGTTACTAAATAATTCTTCATTCAAGTGAACAAAAGAACGCAACAAAGCAGATTTACCGGAATTCCTTTCCCCATAAATCAAAACAGATTCATTATTGTATAAATTTAAATTAATTGATTTCAATACTTCTCTATTATTCATATATAATGAAAAATCTCTTATTTCAATAATAGGTTTCTCTTCTTCAAAATACATGCAATTCACCCATTATTTTTTAATTCTTCTTTTTTATTTTTAGAGTTAACATTTTGAATGGAATTAAAGAATCTTTTCTTTGTAAAATTTTCTAACTCTTCCTCATTTTCAATATCTTTTATCTGTTTTAAAAAATCATATTGTGACAAGATATTTATTTTATCTGTTTTGTATTCCATCAAAACACCTCCTTATCTTATAATAATACAAAAATATATACATGATTTTGAAAGAATATTTATTTTACCAACACTATTTGTAAATTTTTTATTATTTCTCAAAAATATAATATTATATGAACGTTTAAATTTAATAGTTTTAAGGTTTGGATAATAAATAATAAATAATACATCACAACAACATTACTTGTTGTTGTGAAAAGCTTTTTAAAATTACTCTTGACAAAAATAAAAAGTTGTTGTATAATATTGAAGGCTTGCCGAGGTGGTGGAATCGGCAGACACGCATGGTTGAGGGCCATGTGGGAATTTATCCCGTGCGGGTTCAAGTCCCGCCCTCGGCACCAATTAAAAAAGGGAAAACCTATTTGTTCAAAGGTTTTCCCTTTTTCTTTATTTTTTTAACTTTTTAGGTGTTCTATGATTCAATACTACCACTATTCCACCTATTATCAAAACATAATAGTAAGTTATAAATCTCCATAAAACTAAAATCGCGCTCATCTTTTCAGGGGTTAACATATCAGAAAACACTAAATAAAATATACCTTCAGCACCACCTGATGTCCCTGGTGTTGGTATAATTGATGAAGTTACTTGTGTTATTAATGATTTAAAAATCAAGTTTAATGTGCTATTATAACTAAAACCTTTTAAAACAATTGGTAAAATAAGAAATGAACAAGAAAATTGCAAAACACTCAAAAGAAATATAATAATTATTTTTCCTAACTTTTTTGATTCTAATTTAAATACATCTATAAACACCTTTACTTTTGAAATTATTTCATCTGTATATTTTTCTGGATTTTTTAATACGCCAATTTTTTTTAGAGCTTTTACAAAAAATAGTGTAGTATTGATGGCAGCTTTTTGATTAATTACATAAAATATTATCAAAAAAACCGCTAATGAATTCAATAATATACCTAAAATAATACCTGTTGTAATTGTAGATGAAAAATGATAAAAAGAATATATTGCTGCTATAGTACCTAAAAATGCCATATTTATCTGGAAAATAAACGTTTTAAAAAGAATGGTTGCTGTAGCTTTTCCAGGATCGATACCATATTTTGAAATATATAATATTTGAAATGGCTGACCTCCAGTATAAAATGGAGTTAAATAACTATAAAATTGGCCTATTAGTGTGAAATTTAATGACTGTTTTAAAGAAATGTTTTTTAATAATAACTTTATTACCAAACTTTCAATAAACCATTTGGTTGTAATTAATAAAAATCCGTAGAATAAAAATATATAATTGTACCCAAAAAAAGATTGGATACTGTTTGTAAATCCTATTGTTACTGAAATTAATATAAAAACTACTGCTGTTGCTATTAATGCAAACAAAAAACCATATAAATATTTTTTTTTCATATTAATATTTTAATTCAAATCCCTTTGTTTTTAATTTATTACTAATTTCTTCTCTTGATATTTTTTCATCATCATATGTTAATTCAACTGCTCCAAATGCTTTTTCTACCTTGAATTTTATAATTCCATCGATTCCCTTTAAAATTTCTTCTATAATTTCAGCATCTTTTTCGTTTTTATATCCCTTTATCATATACATATTAAATGTTTTTGCCATTTTACTCACCCCTTTTTATATTTTTTAATATATCTCCAATTTTAATTTTTCTTCCGTTAAAAGCATCAATTATATTAACTGCTTTTTTTCCTGGAAATTGAATCTTTCTTATCTTTATGCTACCTTTTCCAGTAGAAACCTCTGCGCCAGTTTTATTTATATTTAGTATTTTCCCAGGGATATCTGTTTCAATACTGCCCAAAGAAACATCAAACAACTTAATAATTTGCTCATTTAATAAGCATTTAGCTCCCGGAATGGGATCATAAGCTCTGATTTTGTTAAATACCTTTTCGTTAGATTCGAACCAGTTGATATACGTATCTTCCACAGATATTTTATTTGCGTATGTTGCTTTTAAATCATCTTGGAAAATTAATTTTTTTGTATATTTTTCAAAATTAATTAAGAACTCTAATAAAGATTCACTTCCTATTTTAGCTAATCTGTTGTATAAACTTTCAAAATTATCTTCTAAATATATAGGAGTTTCTTTAATATATGCTATAGGTCCAGCATCTAATGCTTCTACAATTTTAAAAATAGAAATTCCTGTTTTTGTTTCTCCATTTTCTAGGGCTCTTTGGATAGGAGCTGCCCCTCTATATCTCGGTAATAATGATGCGTGAACATTCCAACATCCTAATTTTGGTAAATTAATAACATTTTTCTTTAATATTTTACCATAAGCTACGGTAATTATTATATCAGGATTCAATTTTTTTAATGCTTCAAATCCAGATTTAACATTTACACTTTTTGGTTGGAAAACTGGAATATTATTTTCCTGAGCAATAATTTTCACTGGTGTAGGTAAAAGTTTTTTTCCTCTTCCTTTAGGTTTATCTGGTTGTGAAAAAACCCCTACAATATTAAAATTATTATCTATCAATTTTTTTAAATGTATAGCTGCAAAATCAGGTGTCCCCATAAATACTATTCTCATTTTATTTCTAACTCCCCCAATTCTTTTGCTAATTTTCTTCCTTCTTTCATTAAATCTTTTATTTTACCTTTAACTTTAGCTTTTGTTGCTGTACTTACTTTATCAATAAATAAAGTTCCGCCAAGATGGTCATATTCATGTTGAAAAATCCTTGCAGTATATTCATGTAATTCTTCTTCAATTTCTTCACCATTTTCATTGGTATATTTTACCCTAATACCTTCAGGTCTTTTCACATTTAAAAATATGCCTGGTATACTCAAACACCCCTCTTCAAATATAACCTCGTCACCTAAAAATTCCAAAATTTCTGGATTTATTACTTTTCTTAAGTTTTTTCCATCATCCATTATAAAAAATTTTTTACTAATACCAACTTGTGGTGCAGCTAATCCGACACCATCTTCTTTATACATAACTTCTGTCATTATATCTAATAACTCTCTAAATTTATCATCTATGTTTTCAACTTTAGTTGCTTTTTTTCTTAAAACAGGATCTCCTATTATCCTAACCTTTAAATCCATTGTTTTCCTCCTCTATATTTTTTATTAATTTATTCATATAATCATAATCTGTTAAAAAAGATTTAATAGGTGTTATTGAAACATAATTTTCTTTTAAAACAAAATAGTCTGAATCTTCTGCATTATCATCTTCTATTATTTCTCCTAACATCCAATAATATGTATTTCCATAGGGATCTTTTCTTGGTTCAAAATAATCTTTATATCGCCTTTTACTCTGTCTGGTAATTTTATATCCCCTAATCTCAGAATAATCTACATTAGGAACATTAATATTCAAAGCACTAAATTCAGGCATATTAATAATACTATTATTTTCTAAAAAATCCAAAATAAATTTTGCTGCCGTTTTATAATTAGGATTTTGATAGTTTGCTGATGAAATTGCTATTGATGGATATCCATTTAACGAACCTTCTAGTGCTCCAGAAACAGTTCCTGAATATAATAAATCTGTACCTAAATTTGGACCTTTATTAATACCACTAATTATTATATCAAACTTTATATCTTTATATATAGCTTCCAATCCTAACTTAACACAATCTGCTGGAGTTCCATTTACAGCATAACCCAAAAACTCATCATTTAAAAATATTTTCTTTGCCCATAATGGGTTCCTAATTGTAATTGCATGACCTGTAGCACTTCTTTCGACATCAGGAGCTACCACATAAACATTATATTTTTTTTCCAATTCCTTTTTTAATATAAAAATTCCTGGTGCCATAATTCCATCATCGTTTGTTACAAGAATATTCATAATATCACCTCACGTTTACAATTTAAAAAAGATATACTAAAAATCTTTCTAAGCTATATTATTATACCATTCAAAGTTTAAAAAAGAGGATTAGTTGCTTTAAACTTTGAAGAAATATATTCTGAGAAAATTAATACCGTATATTTAGTAAAAATTGTTATTTATATAACTTGAAAATTTAAAAAAAATATGATAATATCCTTATGCAGTTTTTTGAGTTATTATGCTATAATATAATCACAGTGATGAAAATTTTTAGGAGGTGCTTTTGTGAAAAAGATTGGTTTATTAATAGTATTTTCTTTTATAGCTTTAAGCATATTTTCTTTAAATATGTCTGAAATAAAAAATTCTTACGTGAATTATATCGAGCAGTATAACAATCATTCAGAAGAACTTCAATGGTTTTTTGAAGAATTGAAAAATATGGGATTGTATAAATTTTATAAAACTCAAATGGTTGGGAGTGCTGAATATACTGATAGGCCATCATATATTTCAAAACACCTTTCCTCTATCGCAGAAGAGCATAAATTTACTTCTTTAGAAAATGAAATTGCATTTGCTGGTTTTCTCGCTTATGTTCAAAGCGATTTGGCCGGAAAGTCTTTAAAAGAAGAGACTATTAGATCGTTACCTGCATTTTATTTAGCTTTAGAAGAATATTCAAGTTATTTACAAGATACTGGTTTTTTATACATAAAAAACACTATTGCTTATTCTCTTGGTTTGGTAAAAGAAACTCCAAATCAATCATTAACAAAAGTAAGAATGAAAAACAGACGAGCAAAGTTAGAAGCACCTGAATACTATATCTATGAAGGAAGTCCTGATCCTTTCTTTGATGACATTATAAGTAAAAATAAGGAAATACTTGAAAATGGAATAAAAGAAATTTCTACAATGAAAATAACAGGTGAAGATTTAGAAATTGAAATAGATGATCTTGCTTCACAGGTACTATCGTTTGTTCCAGATACCATAAGAAACGATACTTTAGAAGTTATAAATATTTTTTTAAATAATGCTGAAATTAAGAAAAGCAAAAGTTGGATCCGTTTTGTTGTGTATTTTATCTTAATTATATTAATTTATTTTTTGAAAAACAAAAATTTTTATCAATGGCTATTCTTAGGTATAGCTATTAGCGAAATCGTTTATATATTAAATTATTTTGATTTTTCAAAAGACATAATTACTGCTTTTATATATGGTTCTTTTTTAATTTTAGCTTTTTCTTTGATTTTGATTACGATGTTCTTCCAAGCATTCGGTAGAAATGTACATTGGTTAAAAAGAATAATAAATATTTCTTTAATTGTATTATTTGTATTATTAATGAATATTCCATTGTTTAAAAATATTGAAGAAATAAAAATGGAAAATAATACTGGTTTCCATAATTCTATTATGCAAAAGACTTTATTGAATGATGTCCTGGTTTATCCATATACGTTTGTAAACAAAGATGTTGCTTATATTGGTTCTCAACTTTCTGCTGAATATTCTGATGTCAGAAATTTATATAATTCTGCTTTAAAAAAGTTTTTATTAGATTCAGGTAAAAATAAAATATTAGATTATTTAAATTTTGAAGATGGAAGAGTTTCTATCGACTTAATAAAAGAAGGAATGTATATTGAAAATTATGAAGTTTATTCAAAATTAACTGATAACTTCAAAAAATATATAGATGATTTTGAAAAAAATTCTCAAAAAAGATATGATAATATCAATAAAGGATTAGAACAATATAATGAGAATGTGATTAATATTCTTAAATATTCAGATGAAGATTTTAAAGAATTATTACAAAAAACATTAGAGTCAAAACTCATAAAATCAAGTGTTTTAATAAATTATAAATCTAAATTATTAGATGTATTTTCAAAAAATATGAATTTCTCTATTAATGTTAAACCAATGATTACTGATTGGGGAACAAAGGTGTTATTACTTTTAATTTTAGGCTTTTTATATTTCTTTTTAAATGAAAAATTGCCATTTAAAATAATTGGATTAACGATTATGACTATTGCGTCTATTTTATCTTTTATAAAACCAACAACAATACATATTTTATCCGAATTTAAATATCCTGTTTTAAATGCTCAAACTTTTAGTGTAAACATTTTATTTGGTTTCATAATGTTGATATTTACCGCATTTAGCGGATTATTAATCATCAAATTCTATAAAGGGAGGTAAGGTTATGAAGAAAGCTGTACTTTTTGTTTTATTATTGACATTAGTTGTTTCATCTTTTGCTTTCAAAGTTATTATGGTAACAGACGTAGGGGGTTTAGGAGACAAATCATTTAATGACGGTTCATGGGCTGGCGTTTTAAAAGCAAAAGATAAATATGGAATTGACGTTCAAGTTATTCAATCTAAAGAGCAAAGTGATTATGTTGATAATTTATCAAATGCTGCAAAAGAAGCCGACGTTGTTATTGCTGTTGGATTTATGATGAGTAACGCATTATTTGATGTTGCTCCACAATATCCAAGCACGAAATTTATAGGTATCGATATTGCTCCTTCAGAAGGCGGAAATGTACCTAAAAACGTTCAATTATATTTGTTTAAAGAACAGGAATCTGCATTTTTCGTAGGATATTTGGCAGCTGCTATGACAAAAACAGGAAAAGTTGGATTCATTGGTGGTATTGCTATTCCTCCAGTTGAAAGATTTAGATATGGTTATGTAGCTGGAGTTAAAGCTTACAATGATATTTATGGTGAAAATGTTGAAGTTGTTGTAGGATATACAGAATCATTTACAGATGCAGCAAAAGGAAAATCAATGGCATTAGCACAATATGCTGAAGGTGCAGATATTATTTTTGCAGCAGCTGGTGCTTGTGGAAATGGTGTTATTGATGCAGCAAAGGAAAAATCATTAAAATTATATGGAATTAATGCAGATGCTGATTTAGCAGAAGTTATTGATGCATATTATGAAAAAGGTGAAGGATATTTTGCAATTGGTGTTGACTCAGATCAAGATTATATGGCACCTGGATATGTGTTAGCAAGCGCTCTAAAAAGAGTTGATAATGCATCTTACTACGGTGTTAGAGACGCATATAGAAACAGATTTAAAGGTGGTTTAGAAGTATTAGGCGCTCAAGAAGATGGTGTAAGTTTATCACCTATGAAATACACAAAAGGTTTAGTTTCTGCAAGAATATTAGCTGAAATAGAATACTTAAATTATGCAATAAAAACTGGATTATTAGTAGTTCCTGATAATGAAAATGATTTAAATAATTTCTCTGTTGATGTTGAATTTCCATTTTAATTTGAATTAAAATTAGAAATAAATTTAGGGGCGGGGTATTCCCGCCTTATTTATAAATTTTAGAACTTTAATAATTTGTAAATATCAAAAAAAATTGGTATTTACAAATTATTAAGGTGTTTTATTAATTACGGATTGTATATAAATTTTAAAATGAAATTCTCACAAAATTTTTATCTATTGATGAATATTTTATTTATATATTTCATATAAATTAGTTTTTTAAAGATATTAATGTTAGGAGGTGTAAAAGTTGAGTATAGATTTATCTTCCATTAATAAAAAGGAATATGCTGTAATAATGAAAGATATT is a window of Marinitoga hydrogenitolerans DSM 16785 DNA encoding:
- a CDS encoding ATP-binding cassette domain-containing protein produces the protein MYFEEEKPIIEIRDFSLYMNNREVLKSINLNLYNNESVLIYGERNSGKSALLRSFVHLNEELFSNVYGKGDIKYRGKDVREQDKRYLRSNITYTEPQYLQNLNYISLKELLKVSLGITPQNLSYEHISLLKKLDLMDKFIDLKSLKYYNDLSNWSSADKLSLLLFVSLAQNPKVFMFDSILDHIDDVLLKKIKDVILDINQNRILIFATRNLFRYLDICNRIIVLKEGKIVFDSIPKEFIINFKQNNFKNL
- a CDS encoding lysylphosphatidylglycerol synthase transmembrane domain-containing protein, which codes for MKKKYLYGFLFALIATAVVFILISVTIGFTNSIQSFFGYNYIFLFYGFLLITTKWFIESLVIKLLLKNISLKQSLNFTLIGQFYSYLTPFYTGGQPFQILYISKYGIDPGKATATILFKTFIFQINMAFLGTIAAIYSFYHFSSTITTGIILGILLNSLAVFLIIFYVINQKAAINTTLFFVKALKKIGVLKNPEKYTDEIISKVKVFIDVFKLESKKLGKIIIIFLLSVLQFSCSFLILPIVLKGFSYNSTLNLIFKSLITQVTSSIIPTPGTSGGAEGIFYLVFSDMLTPEKMSAILVLWRFITYYYVLIIGGIVVVLNHRTPKKLKK
- a CDS encoding heavy-metal-associated domain-containing protein, encoding MAKTFNMYMIKGYKNEKDAEIIEEILKGIDGIIKFKVEKAFGAVELTYDDEKISREEISNKLKTKGFELKY
- the fmt gene encoding methionyl-tRNA formyltransferase, with the protein product MRIVFMGTPDFAAIHLKKLIDNNFNIVGVFSQPDKPKGRGKKLLPTPVKIIAQENNIPVFQPKSVNVKSGFEALKKLNPDIIITVAYGKILKKNVINLPKLGCWNVHASLLPRYRGAAPIQRALENGETKTGISIFKIVEALDAGPIAYIKETPIYLEDNFESLYNRLAKIGSESLLEFLINFEKYTKKLIFQDDLKATYANKISVEDTYINWFESNEKVFNKIRAYDPIPGAKCLLNEQIIKLFDVSLGSIETDIPGKILNINKTGAEVSTGKGSIKIRKIQFPGKKAVNIIDAFNGRKIKIGDILKNIKRGE
- the def gene encoding peptide deformylase, whose protein sequence is MDLKVRIIGDPVLRKKATKVENIDDKFRELLDIMTEVMYKEDGVGLAAPQVGISKKFFIMDDGKNLRKVINPEILEFLGDEVIFEEGCLSIPGIFLNVKRPEGIRVKYTNENGEEIEEELHEYTARIFQHEYDHLGGTLFIDKVSTATKAKVKGKIKDLMKEGRKLAKELGELEIK
- the surE gene encoding 5'/3'-nucleotidase SurE, which encodes MNILVTNDDGIMAPGIFILKKELEKKYNVYVVAPDVERSATGHAITIRNPLWAKKIFLNDEFLGYAVNGTPADCVKLGLEAIYKDIKFDIIISGINKGPNLGTDLLYSGTVSGALEGSLNGYPSIAISSANYQNPNYKTAAKFILDFLENNSIINMPEFSALNINVPNVDYSEIRGYKITRQSKRRYKDYFEPRKDPYGNTYYWMLGEIIEDDNAEDSDYFVLKENYVSITPIKSFLTDYDYMNKLIKNIEEENNGFKG
- a CDS encoding BMP family lipoprotein gives rise to the protein MKKAVLFVLLLTLVVSSFAFKVIMVTDVGGLGDKSFNDGSWAGVLKAKDKYGIDVQVIQSKEQSDYVDNLSNAAKEADVVIAVGFMMSNALFDVAPQYPSTKFIGIDIAPSEGGNVPKNVQLYLFKEQESAFFVGYLAAAMTKTGKVGFIGGIAIPPVERFRYGYVAGVKAYNDIYGENVEVVVGYTESFTDAAKGKSMALAQYAEGADIIFAAAGACGNGVIDAAKEKSLKLYGINADADLAEVIDAYYEKGEGYFAIGVDSDQDYMAPGYVLASALKRVDNASYYGVRDAYRNRFKGGLEVLGAQEDGVSLSPMKYTKGLVSARILAEIEYLNYAIKTGLLVVPDNENDLNNFSVDVEFPF